One stretch of Bacteroidota bacterium DNA includes these proteins:
- a CDS encoding Crp/Fnr family transcriptional regulator, with product MVNALEQLKLTCNQISALTDEEWNAFSAIWKPFSAKRKEQLTLADSIEKHLYFVYEGVQRVYYFDESGREATIVFTYAPSFGGVLDSFLLQQNSKYYYETLTPSQFLIADESAVKQLMVAHKGIETLIRQGVSFALSGVLERLTELQCFSSEEKFKQLLKRSPHILQLVPHKYLANYIGIDATNFSKLINKIRI from the coding sequence ATGGTTAATGCACTTGAACAACTTAAGCTTACCTGTAATCAAATTAGTGCTTTAACTGATGAAGAATGGAATGCTTTTAGCGCTATATGGAAACCTTTTAGTGCTAAACGCAAAGAGCAATTAACCTTAGCTGATAGTATTGAAAAACATTTGTACTTTGTATATGAAGGGGTACAACGTGTTTATTATTTTGATGAATCGGGCAGGGAAGCTACCATTGTTTTTACTTACGCTCCTTCATTTGGTGGCGTTCTTGATTCGTTTCTGCTGCAGCAGAACTCAAAGTACTATTACGAAACGCTAACACCTTCACAATTTTTAATAGCTGATGAAAGTGCTGTTAAACAATTAATGGTTGCACATAAAGGTATTGAAACATTAATAAGGCAAGGTGTAAGCTTTGCTTTATCAGGTGTATTGGAACGTTTAACTGAACTGCAATGTTTTTCATCGGAAGAAAAATTTAAACAGCTCTTAAAACGCAGCCCTCATATTTTGCAATTGGTGCCTCATAAATACCTGGCTAATTATATTGGTATTGATGCTACTAACTTCAGTAAATTAATCAATAAAATAAGGATTTAA
- a CDS encoding DUF4345 domain-containing protein → MNIAKKVNIGAKIFIGISALSLLSVSLMAFGNPQSVMDLVQVKLNNTDAYSSIRGMYGGAGMCIVLHLVYLFFKNTKMALGFLCMLWGFYALSRTITIFNEGPLGSFGSQWIVIESILFIIALSLLLTVNYLQKNEQ, encoded by the coding sequence ATGAATATCGCAAAAAAAGTAAATATAGGCGCAAAAATTTTTATCGGCATCTCTGCTTTAAGTTTATTATCCGTTAGCTTAATGGCATTTGGCAACCCTCAATCGGTAATGGATTTAGTACAGGTAAAACTCAATAATACTGATGCGTATAGCTCCATCAGAGGTATGTATGGCGGAGCGGGTATGTGTATAGTATTACATCTCGTTTATTTATTCTTTAAAAACACTAAAATGGCCTTAGGGTTCCTTTGTATGCTTTGGGGGTTTTATGCATTAAGCAGGACAATAACTATTTTCAATGAAGGGCCTTTGGGTAGCTTTGGTTCGCAATGGATAGTGATTGAAAGTATACTATTTATTATTGCTTTAAGTTTACTTTTAACCGTTAATTATTTGCAAAAAAATGAACAATAG
- a CDS encoding DinB family protein has protein sequence MNNSITPKELFLERIHNEVELHLHEVIAQFQNLPEHLLLRPSSTSGWSIAQCLAHLNSYGHYYLPLIKKAIDNAPQNNHVVNDKHSWLGKYFTKMMRTDATQKKYKAFKGHIPATHLNAHAEIAEFINQNEQLLLFLKQAKGIDTNGIKINISISKWIKINLNDLFDFIVAHNDRHILQAKRNL, from the coding sequence ATGAACAATAGTATAACGCCTAAAGAATTATTTTTAGAACGCATCCATAACGAGGTTGAATTGCATTTACATGAGGTTATTGCACAATTTCAAAACTTACCTGAACATCTATTATTAAGGCCATCTTCAACTAGCGGCTGGAGCATAGCACAATGTTTAGCGCATTTAAACAGCTATGGACATTACTACTTACCATTGATTAAAAAAGCCATCGACAATGCTCCTCAAAATAATCATGTAGTAAATGATAAGCACAGTTGGCTAGGTAAATATTTTACCAAAATGATGCGTACTGATGCTACGCAAAAAAAGTACAAAGCTTTTAAAGGCCATATACCTGCAACACATTTAAATGCACATGCAGAGATAGCTGAATTCATTAACCAAAATGAGCAATTGTTATTGTTTTTAAAACAGGCAAAGGGTATTGATACGAATGGTATTAAAATAAATATTTCGATTAGTAAATGGATAAAAATAAACTTAAATGATTTATTTGATTTTATAGTAGCTCATAATGACAGGCATATATTACAGGCTAAAAGAAATCTTTGA
- a CDS encoding ATP-binding protein gives MKNLFSKLQNNQIERLFPYYFLLDSRLQIIEFGNGLSNLLAGYQNENFNKVFQVINASKENLQFNDFAEANNLEILLQTKDLEKHQLRTQIVHIEEDNVLLFYVVSEPNYIEKKQARTNQFLATISHEIRTPLNAIIGLTNYMLLKKPKGETKENLDILSFSANNLLALITDVLDLSKIGAGKIDFVKTDFDLKHIVAGVHQTYLTKCELKGLQFTYSIDNNVPHYLIGDSLRLTQVLNNLVSNAIKFTEHGEITLHVTKTGMKGNTNCLLFQIADTGIGINKGEIKNIFDDFEQANNSINQNYGGTGVGLAISKNLVELQGGIIGVESTANKGSCFYFELAFEESSLANQFIEEKTTGILPQFANLKQAKILLVEDNIVNQRVAVSFIKYWGAEVTCANNGLEAFTLFKEQPFDLLLVDLFMPIMNGFEAIQNIRALETGKTVPIIALTASAETSSMDKAMAAGANICLTKPFNADQLREKISELLGAENNSIGTIGNASNLTNNTTQFHYIDLTKLTDAALGSMSFMKEMLSILGSEIPALIVDAEQQIAKKEYDTFSTTIHKLKNNLLVLGLEMLRDDLTFMEENIHEDNQQGEVLRLFNKLKLTWDKARQEVQQALVELK, from the coding sequence ATGAAAAACCTGTTTTCAAAACTCCAAAATAACCAGATAGAAAGGCTTTTTCCTTATTATTTTCTACTTGATAGCCGTTTGCAGATAATAGAATTTGGCAATGGTTTATCCAACCTGTTAGCAGGATATCAAAATGAAAATTTTAACAAGGTTTTTCAGGTAATTAATGCAAGCAAAGAAAATTTACAGTTTAACGATTTTGCAGAGGCCAATAATCTGGAAATACTATTACAAACCAAAGATTTAGAAAAGCACCAGCTAAGAACCCAGATAGTACATATTGAAGAAGACAATGTGCTTTTGTTTTACGTAGTATCTGAACCCAATTATATAGAAAAAAAACAAGCCAGGACAAACCAGTTTTTGGCTACTATTAGCCATGAAATACGTACGCCTTTAAATGCAATTATTGGTTTAACCAATTATATGCTGCTTAAAAAACCGAAAGGTGAAACAAAAGAGAATTTAGATATACTTTCCTTTTCAGCTAATAACCTGCTGGCATTGATCACAGATGTATTAGACTTATCGAAAATAGGCGCAGGCAAAATAGATTTTGTTAAAACCGATTTTGATTTGAAGCATATAGTAGCAGGCGTACATCAAACCTATTTAACCAAATGCGAACTAAAAGGATTACAGTTTACTTATAGTATTGATAACAACGTACCCCATTATTTAATAGGAGATAGTTTGCGTTTAACACAAGTGTTAAACAACCTAGTAAGTAATGCTATAAAGTTTACCGAGCATGGCGAAATAACATTACATGTTACCAAAACCGGTATGAAAGGCAATACCAATTGTTTGTTGTTTCAAATAGCCGATACAGGCATTGGAATTAATAAAGGGGAGATAAAAAATATTTTCGATGATTTTGAACAAGCCAACAATAGCATCAATCAAAACTATGGAGGAACCGGAGTAGGCTTAGCCATTTCCAAAAATTTAGTAGAGTTACAAGGCGGTATAATTGGAGTAGAAAGTACTGCGAATAAAGGCAGTTGTTTTTATTTTGAATTGGCTTTCGAAGAATCATCACTTGCCAACCAGTTTATAGAAGAAAAAACAACAGGTATTTTACCCCAGTTTGCTAATTTAAAGCAGGCAAAAATACTGTTGGTAGAAGACAATATAGTAAACCAGCGGGTAGCAGTATCTTTCATTAAATATTGGGGAGCAGAGGTTACCTGTGCTAATAACGGGTTAGAGGCTTTCACATTGTTTAAAGAACAACCGTTCGATTTATTATTGGTCGATTTGTTTATGCCTATAATGAATGGTTTTGAAGCCATACAAAATATTCGTGCACTCGAAACCGGCAAAACAGTTCCTATTATCGCATTAACGGCTTCGGCTGAAACCAGCTCCATGGATAAAGCCATGGCAGCAGGGGCAAATATTTGTTTAACCAAGCCATTCAATGCAGATCAGTTACGCGAGAAAATAAGCGAATTATTAGGTGCAGAAAATAATAGTATAGGAACCATAGGAAACGCAAGTAACCTGACAAACAACACAACGCAGTTTCATTATATTGATTTAACCAAATTAACTGATGCTGCCCTTGGCTCCATGTCGTTTATGAAAGAAATGCTTTCCATTTTAGGGAGCGAAATACCAGCTCTTATTGTAGATGCCGAGCAACAAATTGCAAAGAAAGAGTATGATACATTTTCTACCACCATCCATAAATTGAAGAATAATTTATTAGTATTAGGCTTAGAAATGCTGAGGGATGATTTAACGTTTATGGAAGAAAATATCCATGAAGATAATCAACAAGGTGAAGTGTTACGATTGTTTAATAAGTTGAAGTTGACTTGGGATAAAGCCAGACAAGAAGTGCAGCAAGCCCTTGTTGAACTGAAGTAG
- a CDS encoding response regulator, translating to MQNTILIIDDQLTARKMLEHYLGHFYNVVAEGKAEDALTYLKEGNKPKVIILDIIMDGMSGIQFLERLQDMYEALPPIIMLTNVNNSQERIKCLELGIFGYMVKPCDPKELKVKIDKIIASEPEYFLKSK from the coding sequence ATGCAGAACACTATTCTAATTATTGATGACCAATTGACGGCTCGTAAAATGCTTGAGCATTATTTAGGGCATTTTTATAACGTTGTTGCCGAAGGGAAAGCAGAAGATGCATTAACCTATTTAAAAGAAGGCAATAAACCCAAAGTAATTATATTAGATATTATTATGGACGGAATGAGTGGCATCCAGTTTTTAGAACGACTTCAGGATATGTATGAAGCCCTTCCACCTATTATAATGCTTACCAATGTAAATAATAGTCAGGAGCGTATAAAATGCTTAGAGTTGGGCATATTTGGCTATATGGTAAAACCATGCGACCCGAAAGAGTTAAAGGTTAAAATTGATAAAATTATTGCAAGTGAGCCTGAGTATTTTTTAAAGAGTAAATAA
- a CDS encoding gamma carbonic anhydrase family protein — protein MNNAEQIKATLKKPISKGTDVFIAPNATVLGNVVLGNEVSIWFGAVLRGDNDLIQIGDRSNVQDNAVIHVDPNCPVIIGEECIVGHSAIIHGATIANNVLVGMHSTILNKASIGEFSIIGANALVTEGTQIPPYSLVMGTPAKVVKQISPEQVEKIKQNAQNYVSLSKVYIEVLSQ, from the coding sequence ATGAATAATGCTGAACAAATAAAAGCCACTTTAAAAAAGCCCATCAGCAAAGGAACCGATGTGTTTATTGCTCCTAATGCTACCGTATTAGGCAACGTAGTATTAGGTAATGAAGTTAGCATTTGGTTTGGTGCAGTATTGCGTGGTGATAACGATTTAATACAAATAGGCGACAGAAGCAATGTGCAGGATAATGCAGTAATTCACGTAGACCCAAACTGCCCGGTAATAATTGGCGAAGAATGTATAGTGGGCCACAGTGCTATTATACACGGAGCTACTATTGCCAACAATGTATTGGTTGGCATGCACAGTACCATTTTAAATAAAGCCAGCATTGGTGAGTTTTCTATTATAGGTGCCAATGCATTGGTAACCGAAGGTACACAAATTCCACCCTATTCATTGGTAATGGGAACACCCGCCAAAGTAGTTAAGCAGATTAGCCCCGAGCAGGTAGAAAAAATAAAACAAAATGCACAGAACTACGTGTCGTTAAGCAAAGTTTATATAGAAGTGTTAAGTCAGTAA
- a CDS encoding serine hydrolase: MKFIKWFLIVMISILLLGEIAILVSGKIFLNKVFALTVFSGKLSPDIDELSLFPSREIATGKPQAWVVTDTYNKKKLPDDIIQRIEAFKTTSFLVIKHDTIVYENYWEQHNDKSVTNSFSMAKSFTAALIGIALKQGLIKSIDEPVGNYIDSYKTGEKAKITIAHLLTMSSGVGFDETYNSPWAWPSEAYYGEDVNGLTLKSDVVEAPGKVFNYKGGDSQLLGMILKKVLGAQSISDYAAKNLWQPMGAEQPAFWSLDKEAGMEKVSCCWYATSRDFARIAKLYMQYGNWNGQQLIDSSYIQQSITLAPLLKTDGKPNDQYGYQWWVTNYKSHPIFYCRGIRGQYIFAIPDKNIIVVRTGHKRGAKQGDELPSDIFVYLDAALLFE, translated from the coding sequence ATGAAATTTATAAAGTGGTTTTTAATTGTAATGATTAGCATTTTACTTTTAGGCGAAATAGCCATATTGGTAAGCGGTAAAATATTTTTAAATAAAGTATTTGCGCTCACTGTTTTCAGCGGCAAGCTAAGTCCCGATATAGATGAGCTTTCGCTTTTTCCCAGTAGAGAAATTGCAACAGGTAAACCACAGGCTTGGGTAGTAACCGATACTTATAATAAAAAGAAATTACCCGATGATATTATTCAAAGAATAGAAGCATTTAAAACCACTTCGTTTTTAGTAATTAAGCACGATACCATTGTATACGAAAACTATTGGGAGCAACATAACGACAAGAGCGTAACCAATTCATTCAGCATGGCTAAAAGTTTTACTGCGGCTTTAATTGGTATAGCCTTGAAACAAGGTTTAATAAAAAGCATTGATGAGCCCGTTGGCAATTATATTGACAGTTATAAAACAGGCGAAAAAGCCAAAATTACTATAGCTCATTTATTAACCATGAGTAGTGGTGTTGGCTTTGACGAAACCTATAATAGCCCGTGGGCATGGCCAAGCGAAGCTTATTATGGCGAAGATGTAAACGGTTTAACTTTAAAATCAGATGTAGTAGAAGCACCCGGTAAAGTATTTAACTACAAAGGAGGCGATAGCCAGTTGTTAGGTATGATATTGAAAAAAGTATTAGGCGCACAAAGTATAAGCGATTATGCAGCTAAAAATTTATGGCAGCCAATGGGTGCAGAGCAACCCGCTTTTTGGAGTTTAGATAAAGAAGCCGGCATGGAAAAAGTAAGCTGCTGTTGGTACGCTACCAGTCGTGATTTTGCCCGTATAGCCAAACTATACATGCAATACGGTAATTGGAACGGACAACAACTGATAGACAGCAGTTATATTCAACAATCCATTACGCTGGCTCCTTTGCTTAAAACCGATGGTAAACCTAACGACCAGTACGGATATCAGTGGTGGGTTACCAATTACAAATCGCATCCCATTTTTTATTGCAGGGGAATTCGCGGGCAATACATTTTTGCTATACCCGATAAAAACATAATAGTCGTACGCACGGGCCATAAACGTGGTGCCAAGCAAGGCGATGAATTACCAAGCGATATATTTGTGTATTTAGATGCAGCCCTTTTATTTGAATAA
- a CDS encoding ABC transporter ATP-binding protein: MQKSKPSSFDRGVLKRLFKLSVPHAKLFWFTFILTVLVSYLSTLRPYLIQYTIDNFIPAKDLKSIYTYSLIIFGLLVLSAIFQLWSSYLGALLGQLIIKDMRAKVFTHLSKLRLKFFDNTPVGTLVTRCISDIETITEVFSEGFISIMGDLLQIVFILFIMFKLDWRLSLVSLSILPFLLLAAYWFKERVRVSFEQVRNKVAELNTFVQEHLTGMQIVQIFNKQSEEFDKFKEINKQHRDANIKGVFYYSVFFPIVEIISSISIGLVVWYGAKETIIGDASAGVIVAFIMYINMFFRPIRQIADKFNTLQMGMVASKRIFNLIDDNSDIEASGTKTFTALQNGIDFQNIGFAYVDEEYVLQNISFHLKKGNNLALVGATGAGKSSIINLLSRFYDYQKGNIYLDGVELKEYNTESLRKNIAVVLQDVFLFSGSIYDNITLFNKEITLAQVEATAKLLGAHQFISKLPLGYYQPVQERGLTLSVGQRQLISFVRAMVVNPSILVLDEATSSIDQETEEVIQNAIAKMMEGRTSIVIAHRLSTIQNANEILVLDKGQIMERGTHQSLLQIDEGFYTTLYKKQFSVQ; this comes from the coding sequence ATGCAAAAAAGTAAACCAAGCTCTTTCGATAGAGGCGTATTAAAACGATTATTCAAACTATCCGTTCCACATGCAAAATTATTTTGGTTTACTTTTATACTAACCGTATTAGTTTCTTACTTATCAACGCTAAGGCCTTATTTAATTCAATACACCATTGATAATTTTATTCCGGCCAAAGATTTAAAAAGTATTTATACCTATAGCTTAATCATATTTGGTCTATTGGTTTTATCAGCCATTTTCCAGTTATGGAGTAGTTACTTAGGTGCTTTATTGGGGCAGTTAATTATAAAAGATATGCGGGCTAAAGTATTTACCCATTTATCAAAACTGCGCTTAAAGTTTTTCGACAACACACCCGTTGGTACCTTAGTAACCCGTTGCATAAGCGATATAGAAACCATTACCGAAGTATTTAGCGAAGGTTTTATAAGCATCATGGGCGACTTACTCCAAATAGTTTTTATACTCTTTATTATGTTTAAGCTAGATTGGCGTTTATCATTGGTAAGCCTTTCTATTTTACCCTTTTTATTATTGGCAGCCTATTGGTTTAAGGAAAGAGTAAGAGTATCGTTTGAGCAAGTGCGCAATAAAGTAGCCGAGCTGAATACATTTGTACAAGAGCATTTAACAGGCATGCAAATAGTGCAAATTTTCAACAAGCAATCAGAAGAGTTTGATAAATTTAAAGAAATAAACAAGCAACACCGCGATGCCAATATAAAAGGTGTTTTTTATTATTCCGTTTTTTTTCCAATAGTCGAAATCATATCCAGTATATCAATAGGTTTAGTAGTTTGGTATGGTGCCAAAGAAACCATTATTGGCGATGCTTCAGCCGGGGTGATAGTAGCCTTTATTATGTATATCAATATGTTTTTTCGCCCTATCCGCCAGATAGCAGATAAGTTTAATACTTTACAAATGGGTATGGTGGCAAGCAAACGTATTTTCAATTTAATTGATGATAATAGCGATATAGAAGCATCAGGTACCAAAACATTTACAGCCTTACAAAACGGAATAGATTTTCAAAACATAGGCTTTGCTTATGTAGATGAGGAATACGTATTGCAAAACATATCGTTTCATTTAAAGAAAGGCAATAACCTCGCATTAGTTGGCGCAACGGGTGCAGGCAAATCATCCATCATTAATTTATTAAGCCGTTTTTACGATTACCAAAAAGGAAATATATACTTAGACGGAGTAGAGTTAAAAGAATACAATACCGAAAGCTTAAGAAAAAACATAGCCGTAGTGTTGCAAGATGTATTTTTATTTAGCGGTAGCATTTATGATAATATTACCCTTTTCAATAAAGAAATAACTTTAGCACAAGTAGAAGCAACAGCTAAATTATTAGGCGCCCATCAGTTTATAAGTAAGCTGCCATTGGGTTATTACCAACCCGTACAAGAGCGTGGTTTAACACTAAGTGTAGGCCAAAGGCAATTAATTTCATTTGTAAGAGCCATGGTTGTTAATCCAAGTATTTTAGTACTTGATGAAGCTACTTCAAGTATTGATCAGGAAACAGAAGAAGTAATTCAAAATGCCATTGCCAAAATGATGGAAGGAAGAACCAGCATCGTAATAGCCCATCGTTTATCAACCATACAAAATGCCAACGAAATTTTAGTACTCGATAAAGGCCAGATTATGGAACGTGGTACACACCAGTCGTTACTGCAAATAGACGAAGGCTTTTATACAACACTGTATAAAAAGCAGTTTAGTGTGCAATAA